The Mytilus edulis chromosome 4, xbMytEdul2.2, whole genome shotgun sequence nucleotide sequence ACAGTTAATCCTGCACAGTTTCAGAGAGGGAAAACTCTCCTGGAAGCTTTTAAGTATGCTTAAAATTACCTTAGAAATGAATGATTCattgttaaatgttttaaatacttgcatgcttatacaagttacaaatgtATTCTTAACAGACAACTTATATGTTACCTTCTTGAACAACTTACACTAATAATATACTTGTATcattcaaatctttaaaaaaaaaaaaaaagtgtctactGATTTATAGATAGTAAGATATCATCAGGTCTTAATGCAGATTTGtgaatattattaaaaatgaGCATATAACATACATGTGCATGTGATTCGTTGTGTATAAAAACTGCTAAAAAGGGATAAGGTAAACCTTCTTCAATGCAACAGGctttaaaaattatcaacatgAGAAACAACTGTATAATCATAACTTTTATCATGAGTTGATATACAAAAAACAGAGACCTCTCTTTGACAAAGAAAGTATGTTGTTGTTTCTGAGATATTTACATGATATAGTCAAAAAGCTTTTCTTAACCTTGATAAAAAATTAAATCTATGAATTCAAGATTATAGATCTAAAAATATTCATAGTCTGgagtttgtacatgtacatttgtacaggTTCTATTAAATGTTAATgttaagttctttaaattttaaagtgCATTCTATGATGTACATTTTGTGCATGTAACTTAACTTTATGTTAAGCAACCATTGGGCTGCAATAACTTTTTATGTACACTGACAATTATTCAAAGTAACCAATGGGATACAATATCTTTTAGTGTTCATTGACAGATTCAATCTCTGTAGTTCTAATTATCAATTGACGCATCATTTTGAGAAATCTGCTTATTAGAATTTCATGTATCTCATTTCAGGATAATTTCTAAAGAAAATTCTGCCGACCTTGAACTGGAGGAAGATGTAATATGTTTAGACTTTGTACCTCAGAGACCAGCTGATGACTACTCTAACTTTGGAAGTATTAGGATTAATCATGCTGACAACCTTGTTAAAGCAGACAACAATCAGAAAAACTTGAACCAAAATAGGGTGACACTGTCCAAGTCCAGTCAAACAGAAGTACTGTTTAAAGACTATTGTCCATTTTGTGGACGTACTTACAGTAAAGGCAAGAAAGATGTAGACAGCCAGACTATGATAAGTTGTGTAGAGTGTGAAACACCATCCCCTGTACATGTGGATGGGAATGTTATTGCTAGTAAATCAGTAAATTCAACTGAACaggttttacaaaataaatgtccCGGTCAGGACATAGCTATAAAcagtgttttaaaaaatttggaTAATAGAAAATTGTTGGAAACTGTTAATCCTAACATCTCTCCTTGTGTGAGGTTAGTACGTAACTTTCTAGAGGATGTTGGTTTGAGTAAGAGATCCACATCAGAGGAGAGTATTTCCTCATATCCTGAAGATTGTAAAAGTTCGCCTTCAAAACCGCTTAGGAAGGAGAAATTACCAGGGAAAGTTCAAATGAGAAAAACGGCTGGAAAGAAACTGAAagataaaaagtttgaagaagattTTGTTTGGAATAGTAGTGATGATGAGATGGCGGAGGAAAGATCGTCCTTAAATGTCAAAAATCATGGAGACGGAAAAGTAGACAGTAAAAAACATCTAGGACATGATACTGACAACCACACACAGAATTTATATGTGTAAGATAAAAAGACATTTCTTGCATTACTTTTTTATAGTATTTCTTGAGGTTGGAAATATGTACCCATTTCCAAAATAATGCTCCATTTCCCGAATTAACACCTTTCATGttaatttaatcaatttattGTGCTTGATATAGATAACATTAGATCTGCTCATTGAAAAACATAGCTGCCTGGTAATACCAATTACATGTAACAATATTATAAGATTTATCAGACTTGTATTTTAACTTTTAAGAATGCTTGTATTTTTCCAGACCACCTCAACCTCCTGGTATCGCAGAAATACCAAAGATGCCAGCTCTCCCTCTATCTGAGAAGGAGACACTGAAACAGAAGAAACCAATGTTAGCTGCTCGAAGTCTGTCTATGTTGACTGGTCTGATGACTACAGCCAAAGCTGAGAATGTCATACATGAGCCACATGTTAGTCATAAAGGTTGGTATGCTCATGTATGTACGCTCATTTGAACTTAGGCATTCTtctacaacagtttgtcattacaattcctctgaaactacacaacagaattgcatgaaattttgtagttaataaaataatatgtagATATTGTATTGATGagaaattattttcaaatgacTTCTGGTAGTAAAAGAAACAAACCAACATAGACTAAATAGAATATAaccatatttaaaataataagtcTATCTATCAActtttatatgtgttttgaaGAAGAATAAATAATCAGGTCATATATTTCACTTGAAAAGGTCGTTCGCACAAAATCTTCCCCTCAGCTGTCATAGCTGAGAGGGAGATCTCCCTCTTTGAAGGTTTCAGAGGTTGGCAGGTATGGAAGACAGTCTGAATAGTAATAGGTGCAGATGAAGATTTTAGGGAatgcaaatttttattttgcactaatCTCGCATGGGACATTCATAGTGAATATTGCTTACAATGCTattattttcatgcattttagatTTTCCTGAAGATGCTGAAAATTCAGACTGGTGGCGAAAAACAACTGATACAGAAAATTTCCAGTCACATGTATCTCCAATTATAGAACCTAAATCTATTGAAAAATGTCTACCATTTGGAGGAGGCCTAGGATCAGGGGACAGTAAAACAGAATATTGGTTGAACGACCAGTCAGACATGATGACCTCTAATTCTATTACAAGTACACCTAAAGGTCAAAAGAAAATTACTGAGTCAGTATATACAGATCAAAGTCTTATTGACGAAGAAGCAGAGGAATTTAGATTGAGACGCCCTTCCACCAATATAAAGATATCTCCCCGTCCAGTAACAGTTAAAACTGAAAAAGatgcaaataacaattttaatgcTATCCCAATAAATTATAGAATGGCCAGTCTAGAAGGAAGTGGTGGACATCTTGACCATAAGAAGCAGAGTATTATACCATCACCTGTCAAATTTGAACCCGTACCATTACCTGTCAAATTTGAACCCCTACCATTACCTATAAAATTTGAACCTGTACCATTACCTGTAAAATCAATGGTCAAGACTGAAAATCTTCAGACCAAAGATGACAGGACGGATGGGGATTCAAGCGGTATAGCTGATTCTGGCTGGGAAGAAGATTCTGGAGTGTCTGATGGTAAAGATTCCGGAAAGTTCGGCAATAATTCGTTGGAAACCTCCCAAGACAAAGCTACATTCATTAGGGGTGGAGAAATATGGACAGAAACTGTCCCCAAGGTTGTGACAACTGGGAAAAGTAACCCTGCTTACAGGTCAAATGTGGGGAGAGGTCACAATGCAATGAACGACTGGTGTGAAACAGGcataaattctaaaacaggacaACATTATGTTCACAGCTTAAACAAGTTACAGGAAGCATATAGTTCAGGCGATGAGTGGTGTGAGACAGGGTCTGGTGCTAAAAGTAAACAAGTAACCAGTTTGTTAACAGGcaaaaaggggcataaccctaaaGACGATTGGGGTAGTTCAGTTACTGGTCCTTCAACAGGAATCAGTACAAGCAAAATTAACACCGGAGAACCAGATGAAGCAAAACTGAACAAACCTGAACCAGACACACTGAGTGTTAATCCTAGAGCTAGTACACCTAGTCCTGTTGCTAAATACATAGAGAAAATGTCAAAAggtatattataaatatttttttatggccCCGCCACTAAGTGGTCGggacatatagttttacccttgtccgtcattccgcaacaaaccattataggGAGTTTTTTTAAAAACCGCTTCAAATATTGGGCTGATATATGGAATATAAGTTctccatgatgagttacagatccagtttaagtttcgttctgctcccctaattttagtcaaaattacaggctttggacttagataaattttgaaaatcacagttatacaaacttttttctaaacgctttcagatattgggatgatttttggcatgtgagttaaccaagatgagttacagatcaagtttaagttttgatctgctctgctaatttttgatgaaattacgggctttagactttgataaattattgaaaatcacagttatacagacttttttttctaaatgcttccagatattgggctgatttttggtttgtgagttactcatgatgagttacagatcaggTTTAAGTTTCCCTCCGCTCggctaatttttgctgtaatttttattgaaattgcagatttttcaacttttggagacagggccattcgtgtcgctgtGACACATCTAGTGTTAAATAAATGTAAgaatttaatttatgaataaatatcaaaatgtattaaGGCTAAAAGACAGGCTTGTATTGTTGTAATTGTGGTTTTCCAACAATATTAATGTTCAGTAGTTATTGCTCATGTATGTGAAACTATAAAGTTTATAATGAACAAACCTGATTAACTCTGACACATGaatgtttatttgatattatagGTGTATCCAAGATTCTGCCTCCAATACCAGCCAAACTTATTGGAAAAATTGGTGGGAAAGACCAGGGTTTCCATTTCCCAATAGGTGTCACCACTTCAAGTAATGGGGATGTCATAGTGGCAGACACTGGAAATCACCTTGTTAAGATTTTCACGGCTGACGGCAAACTGAAATTGACCATCGGTACCACGGTAatttaatttataacaaattgTGGTTATGAgcaaaacaaatgatcaaaattttcatcagttttgaaaatgtaaatgaaattCTTAATTTGCCTCTTtatattgtttttcaattttgaatgtgCCTGTTTCCGTGGGTTTCGTGAATGTTTAAATGGAACggcttgtcctgaacatgcaaaatatttgccactggatgttaagcaaccaacaatcaatcataaaTAGAACAGCCCTTCTATAAATCAGACTAAAAACAGTACTTTTCTGCATAACATTTTAGGTAATTTTGAAAAGCTATTTGTTTTAAGTAAGACCTCTCTGTGATATCTATCCAGGTTATTTAgcatattatattatttttttgccaGCTGAAACCTGCCATGCAGAGACCATCAGCAGTGGTTGTAAATGAGAGAGATGAACTGTTTGTAAAGGATGATAAATGTATCAGAATGTTTGATTTAGAGCGAGGTGCTATAATTAGACAGATGGGTATTGGTCAGCTCTCTCAACCTTATGGTAAAATATGgttaaatttagatataaacatgTTATAGTTAATAGACAGATGGTAATGGATAACACTCCCAGCCTTCTGGTATGGTatgataaaattcaaatataacttAAACAAATAGAAAACCACTTTCTCACCCATATGTTGAAGTATTGTCATATTCAGATATATAATTTATACTTGAAGAAAATTGGATTACTCTAATCCTTCATTAATATGCCTAAATGATAAAGAATTGTTAAATTCAGATATAAACATTCAATACTTAATTTGTTTAATTCAGATATAAACATTCAATACTTAATTTGTTTAATTCAGATATAAACATTCAATACTTAATTTGAAATGGTTGGTACATAATTATGTACAAGATTTAATTCAAGATACGAAATTGTGAAGATGATCAAATGACATAGACCTCAGTGAAATCTACAGGTCTTGTTTGGGTAACACTGTAATTTTCAATGCAactctttataaaaaaattgttgtatataaaatggtaattttcAACTTGAATTTCTATTCTTCAATGTTATCAACTCTTTAATTTCAGGTCTGAGTATGACTCCTGACAAAAATCTGTTAACACTGgatgttgataaaagaaacccTAAAATAGTTATTTTCTCCCAGAAGGGAGAATTGGTTAACTCGTTTCCTTATGAGCCACTGCAGGGACGTATTCCGCAGACAAGGTGTAGATTTCTAGATGTTGGCCAGAGTACACTTGTTGTCAGTGATCTAGGTAAATAGCTACTGAAAAATCTGAACTAGAAGCACAACTAAAACATCATCAACAAAGCTCAAATTACCTAATCTTGGATCTGTTGCattcaaacatacatgtacatgataccCAGAAAAGCCTTTTTTTATTTGTCTGTCTCCAAAaactttaaattaatttcataaatgGCATTTACACCATCTATTAACATATTTTATACCAGTTAACTGGCCTCAgaacacaattattcttccccttggctacaattcattttttagttaaagtcaaattgaattaaaaaatttgcaccgctacaaacatgaaataaatttaactgcttatagaccattattattctaataaactATGCTTGTCCCAGAACAATCcgtcagtgctttttcttttgagggccCTATTAGCATGCccatggtaggatttgaatcttgaataaatgaCGAAGGCGGatttctaccctactttcattttggccaaatcactactttcactttcaacaataattttttatacgaccgcaaaatttgaaaaaattttcgtcgtatattgctatcacgtaggcgtcgtcgtcgtcgtctgaatacttttagttttcgatctctaactttagtaaaagtgaatagaaatctatgaaattttaacataaggtttatgaccacaaaaggaaggttgggattgattttgggagttttggtcccaacattttaggaataaggggccaaaaagggcccaaataagcattttcttggttttcgcactataactttagtttaagttaatagaaatctatgaaattttgacacaaggtttatgaccacaaaagaaaggttgggattgattttgggagttttggttccaacagtttaggaattaggggcaaaaaaagggcccaaataagcattattcttggttttcgcacaataactttagtttaagtaaatagaaatctatgaaatttaaacacaaggtttatgaccataaaaggaaggttggtattgattttgggagttttggtcccaacagtttaggaataaagggcccaaagggtccaaattaaactttgtttgatttcatcaaaaattgaataattggggttctttggtatgccgaatctaactgtgtatgcagattcttaatttttggtcccgttttcaaattggtctacattaaggtccaaagggtccaaaattaaacttagtttgattttaacaaaaattgaatcctgggggttgtttgatatgctgaatttagaaatgtacttagatttttaattattggcctagttttcaagttggtccaaatgggggtccaaaattaaactttgtttatcaaaaattgaataaatgggttctttgatatgccaaatctaactgtgtatgtagattcttaatttttggtccagttttcaaatggtctacattaaggtccaaagggtccaaaattaaactaagtttgattttaacaaaaattaaattcttgggcttatttgatatgctttatctaaatatgtactttgatttttgattatgggcccagttttcaagttggtccaaatcaggattccatatcaagtattgtgcaatagcaagaaattttcaattgcacagtattgcacaatagcaagaaatatctaattgcacaatattgtgcaatagcaattaattttcaattggagttatctttctttgtatagaatagaagttgataatatatgttggaaatttgccagacatgactatgatgtcattttctatttttatctgccaataactttatgtaaataacttcattggaaatttgccaatataaaatgttgctgatgaagctttttttccttatcttatctaaaatgtttttagataatgtatgttggacatttgccagacatgactatgatgtcattttctatttttatttgccaataactttatgtaaataacttcattggaaatttgccaatataaaatgttgctgatgaagttttttttattgttttatacaataaacaatgtatattcacttttactaccaaccaatctttaccattcagtgataacaagcactttattttacattttaatattttatgatgtatttaaaagagtagttattgttgcaaactccattagaaatttgaattgatatcagttttggaaaaagggaaacggggatgtgaaaaaaaagggggggggggtttaaatttttctcatttcagatttcataaataaaaagaaaatttcttcaaacatttttttgagaggattaatattcaacagcatagtgaattgctcaaaggcaaaaaaaatattttaagttcattagaccacattcattctgtgtcagaaacctatgctgtgtcaactatttaattttagatttaaaaagtttgaagaagaaatctttaattgatttgtaaaatcttgacatttgttttgtgtaaaaaaaaacatgtaatgtcaaaaatttgatcacaatccaaattcagagctgtatcacgcttgaatgttttgtccatacttgccccaactgttcagggttcgacctctgcggtcgtataaagctgcgccctgcggagcacctggtttccacatgttttacttatttcaatatatatgcaactgataggaccacttaaatagtaaacatttcaaagaaaacagtagacagattaCTTGGGAAGAAATACCCCATATAATAATTGGGAACTACATTCCTAGACCACgaacaaagggaattaattgtgaTCTGAGGCCAACTGtcttaaaggggagataattcaactCATCTTGAAAGTAAACTTTATATCCTTATCAATAGaaaaaatccaacaaaaacaCATACAGGACGTGGCAGTGTACATATCCATCCTTTATCTCTAACAACAACATAAAATATACCCTACTAAGTAGTCtgagatctgagagtacttgcaggtTGTTTCAAAGCAACTAACaacaaattggaaaaaaatcaaatatcttagtcaaaaatatcaatcaatcaatacacatcCAATATCCAAAGGATTAAGGTCTCTAATTTCTGATTTactaaaaattttattttcaaggtCGACATGAGATCTATGTAACCGATCTACAAGGAAAGATCAAGTCGTACTTTGGTAGGGGAGGATATGGCAATGGAGAGTTCTTTGAACCTTCAGGTGTTGTTGTGGATAGTACTGGTAATATGATTGTAGCAGACAGTAAAAATGACAGGGTTCAGGTAGGAAATAGTTTACTAGGTTGTGGATAGTAGTGGTAAAATCATCATGAAATTTCAGCATTAATTACATTTTGCCTCATATGCCCTGCCTGTTTCTGTATATCCTATATCATATTAAATCTTTGATAAAGGTAGTTCAGAAGTTGAAACCTAGAAGTACACATGTTAACCTAAAAGTACACATGTTCTTTTTATTGTGTGTTGATGTTTTAGTTAATATGACTTTGTCTCAAGTACTTTGTCTGGAACTTCAGACTTACAAAACTTTTGTGATGATCTAGTCCCATGAAATATTTCCTCTAAAGGCAACAGACTTTTGTAATTACTTGTTGATAACATTAACATAATTATTGATGGGATTAGTGTACTGAACTTCTTATATCATTTAAGGAGTTCACTTGGTAAATTATAACAACATcaagtaaagtttttttttgtatttcagataTTCCGTCCAGATGGTGGATTTGTGTGTATTGTTGGTTTTTCAGAACCCATCAAAAGACCCTCCGATATGCATTTAACAGAAGATGGACGTCTTATTGTTGTCAACTTCCTCAATCATCAGCTCAAAATTTACAAACTAGGTGATACCTGAGAATTATGTGGAAGGCTTGTCAATTAACCAAAATCATAATTGGTTTCAAAGAAATGAATATGTGCCTGTTATTCCCTgattattatgagagaaaaaaatacatttttcatgATAATGTGAAGTTGTAACAAGATGTAATAGAGGAATTTGAACAATAAACTGATATTGAAAAAGAAGCAAATTAGAATGACTTTGTTATCACTTATAAAACAAGGTGGTAGTGCTACATGTTAGATTTTATTATTCGCATTCCAAAAtaatcatgttatttttttttatgtaattttttgttaACAGTTATTAAGTTTTATGTAGATTTGTATTATATGTAAGGCCAGTATTTCAGCCTAGGCATAATTAAGAATAATTGTTATGTGTTTGGCACTGTTGTAAGTTGTGGCCATAATGGTTGAAAGtgaatatactgtggattcatttattttcttggattgaggaaaacttgcatttttgtaaatgtttgattttgTGGCTTTCCAAAAGTCTACATTTAATCCTACAGTAAATAATTGATtccttgaacatttaaatttgtggtttcccTGTAacaacaaaatccatgaaaaatttGTTTCCAACAAACGATAATAAATCCACTGTATATTATTGATGTTAAGGTGAGCCTGAAAAGCAGTATTTGTGATGACTGCCATATCCAAACTGATGCTGGTATTTCTAATGTCATTAATCTactatttatcaaattttcaacaACTCTGGAAACATTGACCTCAAGTGGACAACAACGTTGCCAAATACTTGGAGGTTATTTGTCAGAGAGCTTTCATATACTAGGTAGGACTATATGTAGTTCCATTTTCTTGACAATTCCACCTGACAGATTTCATTTCAACATAAGTAAACCGCAGTTTGAAAGTCAGTTGTCCTTTAGAGtgaaattatatacatttatatacaacTTTGACTGCTCTTGAATCATTTTTGCAACCTTATTTCTTGCACAACCATTTATATTAAGTCTGTGGTTCTTAATTAATTGCAAATTATGTCTTGGATTGATGTTATCATGAATTATCCATGGTACACAAATGTGTTTGTAAGTATCATTAAATCtgtatttgttttcaataatattgtatacaagttaaaaaaaggtaataatttgttttattccatattgatattattttagtagatttctctatatgaattggattttgaataaaaaagaatattcacctgagaaagtgttattcacctgagaaagtgttattcacctgagaaagtgttattcaccgcgctaaacgtcgCACGCTTTTACATGctacgttatggtaaaatgtttcatgtaaaatttgttttggtattaTGTTTGTCATCAAATACATTTTATCtcctcggaatatggaataaaacaattactgtattttgttttggtaaatatgtggtttaattgacttttgaaaaactgatattcacttcggccgtccgcctcagtgaatatcattttttcaaaagtcaataaaaccgcatatttacctcatcaaaagacagtaattgtataatattttttttgagttGAAATATCATAATTTGTTATAGTTGTATCAAGTTTAACATATTTTAGTGTTAGAAATATGATGTAAACAATTGTGTTTCCTAAGACAAGATTCCATGCAGATTTTAGCCCTCAttgaaatgtatttatatatttctttttttctagatcTGTTAGAgaagtagtttaaaaaaaaatcaggataaatatattgtaaaaaattcCTACTTGTAGACGATTAATTTTACCATTTAGAAAAAGCAGTAAAAGAATAAATTGCACTAATTGGTTTATATTCTTCCCCAATTGGCAGTGGCAAATGATATCCAGACACTAAAAGTGGGGCTATGACGCATTCACCATGTCCGTTTATCCATGACATATTTCTTTCACACTTTTTTCATGGAACCTTGGTGGCTTAGTGGTCTAATAGACAAATTGCTTTATCCcaagcctgtcaacactgaggttgtgagtttggaTCCCGCTCGACTCATCTAATTGACCAGGACTGTTAGTTTTCCAACTGAAGGTCAGTGGCTCTCTCTGGGCCCTTTGTCTTCCTCCAACATTAATAACTGAATAAATACCATTCAATCCATCATTAACTTTTCTCATGAATAACAGAACAGTGATTTCATTCTTAGTTGGCACGTTTACAATGAGGAGATGTAATGTGTGTCTGCTTTCTGTTGAACAAGGCAAACATTGTTTGACCAAGTTTCTTCAAATTGAAGATTAAAAAGAAACTGCAAACTGTACCTTAAATTGAAAACCTATATCCAAAGTGAATTAACAAAAGCAGTCATCACACATTCAAATCATGGtcacatgttcttttttttaggggcattatgtttttcggtctgtgtctctttcctgcttcaggttaaagtttttggtcaacatagtttttgatgaagttgaagtccaatcaacttgaaacttagtacacatgttccctatgatgtgatctttctaattgtactGCCAGGTTCAACTTCTCAGCTTTACTGTTGGACAAG carries:
- the LOC139520928 gene encoding uncharacterized protein, translating into MDHPLDIVSDLQHSLMNSHGLLKKMKAISRQLNASHTLLLMKQSTSNEQLSEYVQDIRMKLEIFHEEMMHELASAFQEKTSYLNSCLVQLQREEATVKQLCLETEGLLKKVVKTVNPAQFQRGKTLLEAFKIISKENSADLELEEDVICLDFVPQRPADDYSNFGSIRINHADNLVKADNNQKNLNQNRVTLSKSSQTEVLFKDYCPFCGRTYSKGKKDVDSQTMISCVECETPSPVHVDGNVIASKSVNSTEQVLQNKCPGQDIAINSVLKNLDNRKLLETVNPNISPCVRLVRNFLEDVGLSKRSTSEESISSYPEDCKSSPSKPLRKEKLPGKVQMRKTAGKKLKDKKFEEDFVWNSSDDEMAEERSSLNVKNHGDGKVDSKKHLGHDTDNHTQNLYVPPQPPGIAEIPKMPALPLSEKETLKQKKPMLAARSLSMLTGLMTTAKAENVIHEPHVSHKDFPEDAENSDWWRKTTDTENFQSHVSPIIEPKSIEKCLPFGGGLGSGDSKTEYWLNDQSDMMTSNSITSTPKGQKKITESVYTDQSLIDEEAEEFRLRRPSTNIKISPRPVTVKTEKDANNNFNAIPINYRMASLEGSGGHLDHKKQSIIPSPVKFEPVPLPVKFEPLPLPIKFEPVPLPVKSMVKTENLQTKDDRTDGDSSGIADSGWEEDSGVSDGKDSGKFGNNSLETSQDKATFIRGGEIWTETVPKVVTTGKSNPAYRSNVGRGHNAMNDWCETGINSKTGQHYVHSLNKLQEAYSSGDEWCETGSGAKSKQVTSLLTGKKGHNPKDDWGSSVTGPSTGISTSKINTGEPDEAKLNKPEPDTLSVNPRASTPSPVAKYIEKMSKGVSKILPPIPAKLIGKIGGKDQGFHFPIGVTTSSNGDVIVADTGNHLVKIFTADGKLKLTIGTTLKPAMQRPSAVVVNERDELFVKDDKCIRMFDLERGAIIRQMGIGQLSQPYGLSMTPDKNLLTLDVDKRNPKIVIFSQKGELVNSFPYEPLQGRIPQTRCRFLDVGQSTLVVSDLGRHEIYVTDLQGKIKSYFGRGGYGNGEFFEPSGVVVDSTGNMIVADSKNDRVQIFRPDGGFVCIVGFSEPIKRPSDMHLTEDGRLIVVNFLNHQLKIYKLGDT